A portion of the Alistipes sp. ZOR0009 genome contains these proteins:
- a CDS encoding TrkH family potassium uptake protein, which translates to MRRRFKTAFWRRMEMMASFKKNFEKFGGFFLLLTSIVSIAVIIYEIGFDLTPEFYSRSSNFYFFAYLVFFASLIFRFFSKDFREKKGKGHFLAWGMFGMLFFLLIIAYLKPDEYIRTKAPFLAFLKSPLFTYVFLLILSVMEVSRSTFAMLKKEINTSLIFVLSFLLIILAGAGLLLLPNATTGGISVVDALFTSTSAVCVTGLIVVDTATAFTPIGQIIIILLIQIGGIGVMTLTSFFGYFLVDKFSFKNQINLGDFISEDNISEIFKTLMKIVFITLSIEAVGAVFIYLSIKDTIGAYNEVYYSVFHAISAFCNAGFSTFTDNLYDIRVRENYALHTYIGLLIILGGIGYPILFNFIQLIKHFVRNKVRQVLGLQARYIHRPKIINLHTKLVVYTTLLLLVFGAIFFGIFEYDNTLKGLPWYGVAAESFFGSVTPRTAGFNSINMGQMLPQTVLLTMFLMWVGASPVSTGGGIKTSTFAVAMLNIFNVARGRERLEIGGREVTNSSVLRAFGAIVLSILIIGISSSLIKIFEPKIDMMAIVFESISALSTVGLSIGITPSLDDGSKIVLIVTMFIGRVGALTFLSGLIKHSRELDYRYPKSSIFVN; encoded by the coding sequence ATGAGACGACGCTTTAAAACCGCCTTTTGGAGGAGAATGGAAATGATGGCCAGCTTCAAGAAGAACTTCGAGAAGTTTGGAGGTTTCTTTCTGCTGCTGACCAGCATAGTTTCTATTGCCGTAATCATATATGAGATCGGATTTGATCTAACGCCAGAGTTTTATTCGAGGTCGAGCAACTTCTACTTTTTTGCTTACCTCGTTTTCTTTGCCAGCCTAATCTTTCGATTTTTCAGTAAGGATTTCAGGGAGAAGAAGGGGAAGGGGCACTTTCTGGCGTGGGGAATGTTCGGAATGCTATTTTTTCTGCTCATCATTGCCTACCTCAAGCCCGATGAGTATATCCGAACGAAGGCGCCTTTTCTGGCTTTTTTGAAGAGTCCGCTATTTACCTACGTCTTTTTGCTTATCCTCTCGGTGATGGAGGTGTCTCGCTCCACCTTTGCCATGCTCAAGAAGGAGATCAACACCTCGCTTATTTTTGTGCTCAGCTTTCTTCTGATAATCTTGGCAGGTGCCGGGTTGCTGCTGCTGCCTAATGCAACTACAGGCGGTATTTCGGTGGTTGATGCGCTGTTTACCTCCACCAGTGCGGTTTGTGTTACCGGGCTTATCGTGGTGGATACTGCTACGGCCTTTACTCCAATTGGTCAGATTATAATTATACTCCTCATACAAATAGGCGGAATAGGGGTAATGACGCTTACCTCCTTTTTTGGTTATTTTTTGGTAGATAAGTTTTCTTTTAAGAATCAAATTAATCTTGGGGACTTCATCAGCGAAGACAACATTAGCGAGATTTTTAAGACGTTGATGAAAATTGTTTTCATTACGCTTTCCATCGAGGCTGTAGGGGCGGTGTTCATATATTTATCGATAAAGGATACGATTGGAGCTTATAATGAGGTTTACTACTCCGTTTTTCACGCGATATCGGCGTTCTGTAATGCGGGTTTCTCAACCTTTACGGACAACCTATACGATATTCGAGTTCGCGAAAACTATGCATTGCACACCTACATTGGCTTGTTGATTATTCTTGGAGGTATTGGTTATCCGATACTATTCAATTTTATACAGCTTATAAAGCATTTCGTTCGGAATAAGGTTCGTCAGGTGTTGGGATTGCAGGCACGCTACATTCATCGCCCTAAAATTATTAACCTCCATACGAAACTGGTAGTTTACACTACGCTGCTGCTGCTGGTTTTTGGGGCAATATTCTTTGGGATATTCGAGTACGATAATACGCTAAAAGGGTTACCTTGGTATGGTGTTGCTGCCGAGTCTTTTTTTGGATCGGTAACGCCGCGTACGGCAGGGTTTAACTCTATAAATATGGGGCAGATGCTGCCGCAAACCGTTTTACTTACCATGTTTTTAATGTGGGTTGGAGCGTCGCCAGTATCAACAGGGGGTGGTATTAAGACTTCTACCTTTGCTGTGGCCATGCTTAACATTTTTAATGTGGCACGTGGTAGAGAACGGCTTGAAATTGGTGGCCGCGAGGTTACCAACAGCTCGGTTCTTAGGGCCTTTGGTGCTATTGTGCTCTCGATCCTAATTATAGGCATTTCCTCATCGCTAATTAAGATTTTTGAACCCAAAATTGATATGATGGCGATAGTGTTCGAGAGTATTTCGGCGCTAAGTACCGTGGGGCTATCTATTGGTATTACGCCAAGCCTCGATGATGGTAGTAAAATAGTGCTGATTGTAACCATGTTTATTGGGCGTGTTGGCGCGTTAACATTCCTTTCTGGGCTAATTAAGCATTCCCGCGAGCTGGACTACCGCTACCCCAAATCGAGTATTTTTGTCAACTAG
- a CDS encoding potassium channel family protein gives MKFIIIGLGNYGSALAERLTSMGHEVIGVDSNTHRIEELKSKITSTISMDINEVHMLKVLPLKDADAVVVAIGENVGASILVSAELKQLKVNKLISRAISTLHTTVLEAIGVDEVITPEKDSAEDFALQLDVKGYKDSYAISNQHRILSMTVPSIIVGQAVGELSLGDKFNIKLVTIIRKEYATNFLGAKSMTEKVVHPVGLGTVIEKEDTLVLFGDISNIQNFTNFYS, from the coding sequence ATGAAGTTTATCATTATTGGTTTAGGAAATTACGGATCTGCGCTTGCCGAGCGTCTTACCTCCATGGGGCACGAAGTAATTGGGGTGGATTCTAATACCCACCGTATCGAAGAGCTAAAGTCAAAAATAACAAGCACCATAAGCATGGATATTAATGAGGTTCACATGCTGAAGGTGCTTCCATTAAAAGATGCCGATGCGGTAGTTGTTGCTATCGGAGAAAATGTAGGGGCCTCAATTTTGGTGTCTGCAGAACTTAAGCAGCTAAAGGTTAATAAGCTTATTAGTCGTGCCATCTCTACGTTGCATACTACGGTTCTAGAAGCCATTGGTGTAGACGAAGTAATTACTCCAGAAAAGGATTCAGCCGAAGATTTTGCCTTACAGCTCGATGTGAAAGGCTATAAGGACTCATATGCCATATCAAACCAGCATCGTATTCTCTCTATGACAGTGCCTAGCATTATCGTGGGGCAAGCCGTTGGCGAACTTTCGTTGGGAGATAAGTTTAATATTAAGCTGGTAACTATAATAAGGAAGGAGTATGCAACCAACTTTTTGGGGGCAAAATCGATGACCGAAAAGGTTGTTCATCCGGTCGGTTTGGGGACTGTTATTGAAAAGGAAGACACCTTAGTCCTGTTTGGAGACATCTCCAATATCCAAAATTTTACCAACTTCTACTCCTAA
- a CDS encoding DMT family protein codes for MKIFLTIALLVLSNVFMTFAWYGHLKLKEYSWFQTLPLVAVILISWGIALFEYFFQVPANRIGFRENGGPFSLVELKVIQEVITLTVFMVFSVLVFKNETIKVNHLIGFGFLILAVFFIFKK; via the coding sequence ATGAAAATTTTTCTGACAATAGCGCTACTAGTCCTTTCTAATGTATTTATGACCTTTGCGTGGTATGGACACCTAAAACTAAAGGAATACTCGTGGTTTCAAACCCTACCACTTGTAGCAGTAATCCTAATAAGTTGGGGAATTGCCCTTTTTGAGTATTTTTTTCAGGTACCCGCAAACCGAATTGGTTTTAGGGAGAATGGAGGCCCTTTCTCCCTTGTTGAACTAAAAGTTATTCAAGAGGTTATTACCCTTACTGTCTTTATGGTATTCAGCGTTCTTGTTTTTAAAAACGAAACCATAAAAGTAAACCACCTCATTGGTTTTGGTTTTCTTATTCTTGCCGTATTTTTTATTTTCAAAAAGTAA
- a CDS encoding FadR/GntR family transcriptional regulator, whose product MTLNKEEQEDRKIVVSAIPALDTRSLADKVETMLIQLLIDKKLKPGDSIPKELDLAQAMGVSRTVIREALSRLRTSGIVESKKHRGAILISPNLSNVLGRSLIPTMLNKSTLKDLFEMRLVIEIGMADVIFNKITKDDIAELKQMVEGQPAMVDANTLFEVDHEVNFHGKLYEITKNKTLKDFQFLLLPIFNHVYEMGVLRPSLNPDSHVSHKGLVDELEKGDPNSFRIAMRNHLDNHFRRLFEQE is encoded by the coding sequence ATGACGCTAAATAAAGAGGAGCAAGAAGATCGAAAAATAGTTGTGTCTGCAATACCTGCGCTTGATACAAGGAGTCTTGCTGATAAGGTAGAAACAATGCTTATTCAGCTTTTGATCGATAAGAAATTGAAACCTGGAGACTCTATTCCTAAGGAGCTGGATCTGGCACAAGCAATGGGCGTAAGCCGCACTGTCATAAGGGAAGCCCTATCTCGGCTGCGTACATCAGGTATAGTGGAATCGAAGAAGCACCGAGGAGCTATACTTATAAGTCCCAACCTTTCGAATGTTCTTGGTCGTTCTTTGATCCCTACGATGCTCAATAAATCAACCTTGAAAGATCTTTTCGAAATGAGGCTGGTAATAGAAATTGGAATGGCCGATGTTATATTCAATAAGATAACCAAGGATGATATTGCCGAGTTAAAGCAGATGGTGGAGGGACAACCAGCAATGGTTGATGCCAATACTTTGTTTGAGGTAGATCATGAAGTTAATTTTCATGGAAAGTTATATGAAATCACTAAAAATAAGACGCTAAAAGATTTTCAGTTTTTGCTTCTTCCAATATTCAACCATGTATACGAGATGGGGGTTTTAAGACCATCTTTGAATCCTGATTCTCATGTTTCGCACAAGGGGCTTGTTGACGAGTTGGAAAAAGGTGATCCGAACTCTTTTAGAATTGCAATGCGAAACCATTTAGATAATCATTTCCGAAGGCTCTTTGAGCAGGAGTAA
- a CDS encoding YhcH/YjgK/YiaL family protein produces the protein MILDSVQYLGLYVGAIPELSKVVTYLDEVEKIGMPDERVNIDGDNLFVIPSRGLGKTASDALLEAHDSYIDVQVCLGTAETFGWKNRNCCLAPIGTFDNEKDIIFFEDKPSTFLTIKKREFVIFMPNDAHAPLIFDGDVVKLIFKIKVS, from the coding sequence ATGATTTTGGATTCCGTACAGTATCTTGGCTTATACGTAGGGGCTATTCCTGAACTAAGTAAGGTTGTTACATATTTGGACGAAGTTGAAAAGATAGGTATGCCAGACGAGAGAGTAAACATCGATGGTGATAACCTATTTGTCATTCCAAGTAGAGGATTAGGTAAAACGGCCTCCGATGCGTTGTTGGAAGCTCATGACTCATATATCGATGTTCAGGTGTGCTTGGGAACTGCTGAAACCTTTGGTTGGAAGAACCGAAATTGCTGTTTAGCGCCTATTGGTACGTTTGATAATGAAAAGGATATAATCTTTTTTGAAGATAAGCCCAGTACATTTCTTACCATTAAAAAAAGGGAATTTGTAATTTTTATGCCCAACGATGCTCATGCTCCGTTAATTTTTGATGGGGATGTTGTTAAGTTGATCTTTAAAATTAAGGTCTCTTAA
- a CDS encoding serine hydrolase, giving the protein MKFNALVPESPYIFRYLAYALLSQAKQSVYDYKYFSNVRFKGGSSASLEKKIESIGDVDFNVKGVKHTLNALVSGTDTLSFLVVKDGKIIFQHYSDGVREETPLLSYSVTKSFFSSYLSRLQQFGVFSFSDMLDQHNQSMPSFIGKRTIQSLMNMESGIRYIHGKSPSTDMVRFWLSPNVRNDLLSIKQDVSGQSYFLYNDIHLHLLYRMLDNKLFDVASDFYHSIWKSFDMTYDGLLMQDSSKRKWLKMDGGLSLTAYDMAKFGQIYLNNGKVNENQILPLEWCQDIKKSTNTRMDLEYWDLYRQINHRWYPVFKEGRTYYKNFWWGTEQENGPNDIYAMGILGQFVYVSSKNNVVIVRQGNSWGIEGWWPSIFEKLAEKVNEII; this is encoded by the coding sequence ATGAAATTTAATGCGTTAGTTCCCGAATCACCTTATATTTTTCGATATTTGGCTTACGCTCTGCTGTCGCAAGCCAAGCAATCTGTTTACGACTATAAATATTTTTCTAATGTTAGGTTTAAAGGGGGCAGTTCTGCTTCTTTAGAGAAAAAGATTGAAAGCATAGGAGATGTAGATTTCAATGTAAAGGGTGTTAAGCATACGTTAAATGCCTTAGTTTCTGGGACCGATACTTTGTCTTTTCTCGTTGTTAAAGATGGAAAAATTATTTTTCAGCATTACAGTGACGGAGTCAGAGAGGAAACGCCTTTGTTGTCGTATTCTGTAACTAAAAGCTTTTTTTCGAGCTACTTGTCGAGGTTACAGCAGTTTGGTGTTTTTTCTTTTTCAGATATGCTAGATCAGCATAACCAGAGTATGCCTAGCTTTATAGGTAAACGAACAATCCAGAGTCTTATGAATATGGAATCAGGCATTCGTTATATTCATGGGAAAAGTCCATCTACGGATATGGTTCGTTTTTGGCTTTCTCCCAATGTTAGGAACGATCTACTATCTATAAAACAGGATGTTTCTGGACAATCTTATTTTCTTTACAATGATATCCATTTGCATTTATTGTACCGAATGTTGGATAATAAGTTGTTTGATGTCGCATCCGATTTTTACCATAGTATTTGGAAATCTTTTGATATGACCTACGATGGGCTATTAATGCAGGATAGTTCTAAACGGAAATGGTTAAAAATGGATGGAGGCCTCTCGTTAACAGCCTACGATATGGCAAAATTTGGACAGATTTACCTAAATAATGGGAAGGTAAATGAAAATCAAATTCTTCCTTTGGAGTGGTGTCAGGATATCAAGAAGTCGACCAATACGAGAATGGACTTGGAGTATTGGGACTTGTACCGTCAAATAAATCATCGTTGGTACCCTGTATTTAAGGAAGGGCGTACGTACTATAAAAACTTTTGGTGGGGTACAGAACAAGAGAACGGTCCTAATGATATTTATGCGATGGGGATTTTGGGACAGTTTGTATATGTTTCCTCAAAAAATAACGTTGTTATAGTCCGCCAAGGTAATAGTTGGGGTATAGAGGGTTGGTGGCCTTCCATTTTTGAGAAACTTGCTGAAAAAGTAAATGAAATTATATAG
- a CDS encoding inorganic phosphate transporter, producing the protein MFGLDAMHTMMLILLLLATVAFEFINGFHDTANAVATVIYTNSLKPKTAVIWSGFWNFVGVYVGGIAVAMGIMHLIPNEILADYNTYKSMALIWAIIITAIGWNFFTWYFGIPCSSSHTLIGSIFGVVYTYTLLHPGTSVVLNWQKILDIGLALLITPVLGFALALILMYILFKVVKKKKIFKEPKPNKKPPFWIRTLLILTSTSVSFSHGSNDGQKGVGIMMIILIALAPSFYALDNSKDPKDLVINIQRVEQVLRQIDIAKLKADDQAVVAGAVVKLDSMSRTFNSINSFSQLKSNVAAETRVSLVAIVKNLKGIKDANVALFSQAVNKHDLKRFDHDLKKINDYAEYAPTWVILLISIALGMGTMIGWKRIVVTISEKIGKTHMTYAQGATSGVMAASTIGLSSVLGLPVSTTHILSSGIAGSMVASGGLKNLQTKTLKNIGAAWLVTLPITILVSGLLYWLFISIIG; encoded by the coding sequence ATGTTTGGATTAGATGCAATGCATACTATGATGCTGATATTGTTGTTGTTGGCAACAGTTGCATTCGAGTTTATTAACGGCTTTCACGATACTGCAAATGCGGTAGCTACGGTTATTTACACCAACTCTCTGAAGCCTAAAACAGCAGTTATTTGGTCGGGATTTTGGAATTTCGTTGGAGTTTACGTTGGTGGTATCGCTGTAGCAATGGGGATCATGCATTTGATTCCGAATGAGATACTGGCAGATTACAACACCTATAAATCAATGGCTTTGATTTGGGCGATCATTATCACTGCCATCGGTTGGAATTTTTTTACTTGGTATTTTGGAATTCCGTGTTCTAGCTCGCATACTTTAATCGGTTCAATTTTTGGGGTCGTGTACACTTATACCTTGTTGCATCCAGGTACGAGCGTTGTTTTGAACTGGCAGAAAATTTTGGATATTGGCCTTGCACTGCTGATTACTCCAGTTTTGGGGTTTGCATTGGCGCTTATTTTGATGTATATCCTTTTTAAGGTTGTAAAGAAAAAGAAGATATTTAAGGAGCCGAAACCTAACAAGAAGCCTCCATTTTGGATTAGAACGCTTTTGATTCTGACATCTACCAGCGTTAGCTTCTCGCATGGCTCTAACGATGGTCAAAAAGGTGTTGGTATCATGATGATTATCCTTATAGCATTGGCACCATCTTTTTATGCGTTGGATAATTCAAAAGATCCGAAAGATTTGGTGATTAATATTCAGCGTGTCGAGCAGGTTTTACGTCAAATCGATATCGCTAAGTTAAAGGCCGATGATCAGGCGGTGGTAGCAGGGGCTGTAGTGAAGTTGGACAGCATGTCAAGAACTTTCAATAGCATAAACAGCTTTAGCCAACTTAAGAGTAATGTGGCGGCTGAAACCCGTGTGAGCTTGGTCGCTATTGTGAAAAACCTGAAGGGCATTAAAGACGCTAATGTTGCCTTGTTTAGTCAAGCCGTAAATAAGCATGATTTAAAAAGGTTTGATCACGATCTTAAAAAGATAAATGATTACGCAGAGTATGCTCCTACTTGGGTGATTTTGCTGATCTCCATAGCGCTTGGTATGGGTACAATGATCGGCTGGAAGCGTATTGTGGTAACAATAAGCGAGAAGATAGGCAAAACACACATGACCTATGCTCAGGGAGCAACTTCGGGTGTAATGGCAGCTTCTACAATCGGGCTATCATCAGTTCTAGGACTTCCTGTGAGTACAACCCATATTTTATCGTCTGGTATCGCGGGCTCAATGGTGGCTAGTGGTGGTTTGAAAAATCTTCAAACCAAAACCTTGAAAAATATAGGTGCCGCTTGGCTGGTAACTTTGCCAATCACTATTTTAGTGTCAGGGCTATTGTATTGGCTCTTTATTTCCATAATTGGCTAA
- a CDS encoding membrane protein, which yields MKRSDFQFLAVILALFLPFVFSKDLYDFYCLANADHGILLSFIKFAVLATLGESLGVRIRQGVYNYRGFGLLPRAIVWGLLGIAIKIAFIIFSQGAGAVLAYFDVMKNDSFAYKLGLAFTASAFMNIIFAPVMMMVHKITDTHIVQQGGTVKGLFSPIDVPVILKKVDWQMMWGFVFKKTIPFFWIPAHTITFLLPATFQVLFAAVLGIVLGVILAFAANKSK from the coding sequence ATGAAACGTTCTGATTTTCAATTTTTAGCTGTAATTTTAGCACTTTTCCTTCCTTTCGTATTTTCAAAAGATTTGTATGACTTTTACTGTTTGGCAAATGCCGATCATGGTATCCTTTTGAGCTTCATTAAGTTTGCGGTGCTTGCAACTTTAGGAGAGTCGTTAGGTGTTCGAATACGTCAAGGTGTTTATAACTATCGAGGTTTTGGCCTTTTACCTAGAGCGATAGTTTGGGGGCTTTTGGGTATCGCTATTAAGATTGCCTTCATTATTTTCAGCCAGGGGGCTGGTGCCGTGCTCGCCTATTTTGATGTAATGAAGAACGATAGTTTTGCGTACAAATTAGGTTTGGCGTTTACGGCTTCTGCGTTTATGAATATCATTTTTGCTCCGGTAATGATGATGGTACATAAGATTACCGATACGCATATTGTTCAGCAAGGTGGAACTGTAAAGGGGCTATTTTCTCCTATCGACGTACCTGTAATTCTTAAAAAGGTGGACTGGCAGATGATGTGGGGATTTGTATTCAAAAAAACAATTCCTTTCTTTTGGATTCCTGCACATACAATAACCTTTTTACTTCCAGCTACTTTTCAGGTACTTTTTGCCGCAGTATTGGGAATTGTACTTGGTGTTATTCTTGCATTTGCGGCCAACAAAAGTAAGTAG